From the genome of Streptomyces sp. NBC_00659, one region includes:
- a CDS encoding carboxymuconolactone decarboxylase: MATASETPVLDTLAAMTVDSIERCGLAPDMLLLTRIAALAASDAPPISYMAHIGPAMETGITSAQLQDVLVAIAPIVGTARVMTAAGNITAALGIAIAVAEAEIEEQG; this comes from the coding sequence ATGGCCACTGCGTCGGAAACCCCTGTCCTGGACACGCTCGCCGCGATGACGGTCGACTCGATCGAACGTTGCGGGCTGGCCCCGGACATGCTGCTGCTCACGCGTATCGCGGCCCTGGCCGCCTCGGACGCTCCGCCGATCTCCTACATGGCCCATATCGGCCCCGCCATGGAAACAGGCATCACCTCGGCCCAGTTGCAGGACGTGCTGGTCGCCATCGCCCCCATCGTGGGCACGGCCCGCGTCATGACGGCAGCGGGCAACATCACGGCGGCACTCGGCATCGCCATCGCCGTCGCCGAAGCCGAGATCGAAGAGCAGGGCTGA
- a CDS encoding DegT/DnrJ/EryC1/StrS family aminotransferase, with product MTDAHELIPAARPVIGEEEIEAAVRVLRSGRVVQGPEVAAFEAEFSDVVDRRHCAAVNSGTSALHLTLLALGVGPGDEVIVPSFSFAASANAVRLVGADVVFADIEADSFCLDPAAVEAAITPRTAAIMPVHLYGHPAAMDKIMAIAERHGLAVVEDACQAHAAALHGTPVGAFGSAGTFSFYPTKNMHSLEGGMVTTADAEIARTLRLLRNQGMEQRYANEIVGANVRMTDVSAAIGRVQLAKLHGWTEQRIANAAYLTEHISAPSVVTPSVAEGARHVFHQYTVRVRGDRDAAMASLTEAGIGNAVYYPTPIHRLKPYWEPDQKAGRTWDLPETERAAAEVVSLPVHPGLSAGDLERIVSAVNALGAQL from the coding sequence ATGACCGACGCCCATGAGTTGATACCCGCCGCAAGGCCCGTGATCGGCGAAGAGGAGATCGAGGCCGCGGTGCGCGTACTGCGCAGCGGCCGGGTCGTGCAGGGCCCCGAGGTTGCCGCCTTCGAGGCGGAGTTCTCGGACGTGGTGGACAGGCGGCACTGCGCCGCGGTCAACTCCGGTACCTCCGCGCTGCACCTGACGCTGCTCGCTCTGGGCGTCGGCCCGGGCGACGAGGTCATCGTGCCGTCGTTCTCCTTCGCCGCCTCCGCCAACGCGGTGCGGCTGGTCGGCGCCGACGTGGTCTTCGCCGACATCGAGGCGGACAGCTTCTGTCTGGACCCGGCCGCGGTCGAGGCGGCCATCACGCCGCGCACCGCCGCGATCATGCCGGTCCATCTCTACGGCCACCCCGCCGCCATGGACAAGATCATGGCGATCGCCGAGCGGCACGGGCTCGCCGTGGTCGAGGACGCCTGCCAGGCGCACGCGGCCGCCCTGCACGGAACGCCGGTCGGCGCCTTCGGCAGCGCGGGAACGTTCAGCTTCTACCCGACCAAGAACATGCACAGCCTCGAGGGCGGCATGGTCACCACCGCCGACGCGGAGATCGCCCGCACCCTGCGGCTGCTGCGTAACCAGGGCATGGAGCAGCGCTACGCCAACGAGATCGTCGGCGCCAACGTCCGTATGACGGACGTCTCCGCCGCCATCGGCCGGGTGCAGCTCGCGAAGCTCCACGGCTGGACCGAGCAGCGCATCGCCAACGCCGCGTACCTGACGGAGCACATCAGCGCGCCGTCCGTGGTCACGCCGAGCGTCGCCGAGGGCGCGCGTCACGTCTTCCACCAGTACACCGTGCGGGTCCGGGGCGACCGCGACGCCGCCATGGCGAGCCTGACCGAGGCCGGCATCGGCAACGCCGTGTACTACCCGACGCCGATCCACCGGCTGAAGCCGTACTGGGAGCCGGACCAGAAGGCCGGCCGCACCTGGGACCTGCCCGAGACGGAGCGCGCGGCCGCCGAGGTCGTCTCGCTGCCCGTCCACCCGGGTCTGTCCGCCGGGGACCTGGAGCGCATCGTGTCCGCCGTGAACGCGCTGGGGGCCCAGCTGTGA
- a CDS encoding glycosyltransferase family 4 protein: MAAENNKSTNRPVRGRIVMLVDNGVNGDSRVQKEARSAAEAGWDVVLLGKAKGKKEQTWQIGDAEVRLLPVPGPMSRRRHEYRRAVLRAPLAYRPGPLAAYRRQKIKARRADLNIRLILAKQEGSALGRLRLLAPRFLARFLYSWVKLRHRSTLALEKRRKDMDSALDRFTTAFWKKTMGTRAWRRLDPHLWDYELAYGKVIDELKPDLVHANDFRMLGVGARATLRARAKGRKVKLVWDAHEFLPGIKPWSSHPRWHVAQCAHELEYSRHADAVTTVSDTLAGMLQERHGLKARPTVVLNAPDGEVAPEQAAEPVPDLRELCGIGHDVPLTVYSGAAAPQRGLDTMVESLPQLPDVHTAFVVLNTESEYMRALRARAEELGVGDRLHILPYVPHYQVVRFLAAADLGVIPIHHWPNHEIALITKFFEYSHARLPLVVSDVKTMGSMVEQTRQGEVFRAEDVEDYVRAVKSVLGDAERYRSVYDKPGLLDQWTWEAQADVLDEVYSGLLPGSGARQVAERRPAEARI, encoded by the coding sequence ATGGCAGCTGAGAACAACAAGTCGACGAACCGGCCCGTGCGCGGGCGGATCGTGATGCTCGTCGACAACGGGGTCAACGGCGATTCGCGCGTGCAGAAGGAGGCCAGGTCGGCCGCCGAAGCGGGCTGGGACGTCGTACTGCTGGGCAAGGCCAAGGGGAAGAAGGAACAGACCTGGCAGATCGGTGACGCCGAGGTCCGGCTCCTGCCGGTGCCCGGTCCGATGTCCCGCCGACGCCACGAGTACCGGCGTGCCGTGCTGCGCGCCCCGCTGGCGTACCGGCCCGGTCCGCTGGCCGCGTACCGGCGTCAGAAGATCAAGGCCAGGCGTGCCGACCTCAACATCCGGCTGATCCTCGCCAAGCAGGAGGGTTCGGCCCTCGGCCGGCTGAGGCTCCTGGCGCCCCGCTTCCTGGCCCGCTTCCTGTACTCCTGGGTGAAACTGCGCCACCGCAGCACCCTGGCGCTGGAGAAGCGGCGCAAGGACATGGACTCCGCTCTGGACAGGTTCACCACCGCCTTCTGGAAGAAGACCATGGGCACCCGCGCCTGGCGCAGGCTCGACCCTCATCTCTGGGACTACGAGCTCGCGTACGGCAAGGTCATCGACGAGCTGAAGCCCGACCTCGTCCACGCCAACGACTTCCGCATGCTGGGTGTCGGAGCCCGCGCCACGCTGCGCGCCCGCGCCAAGGGCCGGAAGGTCAAGCTCGTCTGGGACGCCCACGAGTTCCTGCCCGGAATCAAGCCGTGGAGTTCGCACCCGCGCTGGCACGTCGCCCAGTGCGCCCACGAGCTGGAGTACTCGCGGCACGCCGACGCCGTGACGACGGTCTCGGACACCCTTGCCGGGATGCTCCAGGAGCGGCACGGTCTCAAGGCCCGCCCCACCGTCGTCCTCAACGCGCCCGACGGCGAGGTCGCGCCGGAGCAGGCGGCCGAGCCCGTTCCGGACCTGCGGGAGCTGTGCGGCATCGGACACGATGTGCCCCTGACCGTCTACAGCGGTGCCGCCGCTCCGCAGCGCGGCCTCGACACGATGGTCGAGTCGCTGCCGCAGCTGCCCGACGTGCACACCGCGTTCGTCGTGCTCAACACCGAATCCGAGTACATGCGGGCCCTTCGGGCGCGGGCGGAGGAGCTGGGCGTCGGCGACCGGCTGCACATCCTGCCGTACGTGCCGCACTACCAGGTCGTGCGTTTCCTCGCGGCCGCGGACCTCGGGGTCATCCCGATCCACCACTGGCCGAACCACGAGATCGCGCTCATCACCAAGTTCTTCGAGTACTCCCACGCCCGGCTGCCGCTGGTGGTCAGCGACGTGAAGACGATGGGCTCCATGGTCGAGCAGACCCGCCAGGGCGAGGTGTTCCGGGCCGAGGACGTGGAGGACTACGTCCGCGCGGTGAAGTCCGTTCTGGGCGACGCCGAGCGCTACCGGAGCGTCTACGACAAGCCGGGGCTCCTCGACCAGTGGACCTGGGAGGCCCAGGCCGACGTGCTGGACGAGGTCTACAGCGGGCTGCTGCCCGGCAGCGGGGCCCGGCAGGTGGCCGAGCGGAGACCGGCGGAGGCGCGGATATGA
- a CDS encoding Gfo/Idh/MocA family protein produces MSSGKKLRAGLVGLGSMGRHHARVLSGLEGVDFVAVVDPMGDKFGAAQGAPVLDTVEQLIALGIDYAVVACPTALHEPVGMQLAEAGVCALIEKPVADTVAGAHRLVEAFESRGLVAGVGHIERCNPALRSLRARLEAGELGDVYQVVTRRQGPFPHRIADVGVVKDLATHDIDLTGWVTGREYVSIAAHTVSKSGREHEDMVSAVGRLDDGTMVNHLVNWLSPLKERFTSVTGERGCFIADTLTADLTFHSNAAISTEWEALQAFRGVSEGDMIRYAIPKREPLLVEHELFRDAVLGKPADICTLRQGTRTVEVAAAVLESALENRSVSLLSEDLAIHGS; encoded by the coding sequence GTGAGCAGCGGGAAGAAGCTGCGGGCCGGCCTCGTCGGTCTCGGCTCCATGGGGCGTCACCACGCCCGTGTCCTGTCCGGGCTGGAGGGCGTCGACTTCGTCGCCGTCGTCGACCCGATGGGCGACAAGTTCGGCGCCGCCCAGGGCGCGCCGGTCCTCGACACCGTCGAGCAGCTCATCGCTCTCGGCATCGACTACGCCGTCGTGGCCTGTCCCACGGCGCTGCACGAGCCGGTCGGCATGCAGCTCGCCGAGGCCGGTGTCTGCGCGCTGATCGAGAAGCCGGTCGCCGACACCGTGGCGGGCGCACACCGTCTCGTCGAGGCGTTCGAGTCGCGCGGCCTGGTGGCCGGCGTCGGCCACATCGAGCGGTGCAACCCGGCGCTGCGCTCGCTGCGCGCCCGGCTGGAGGCCGGCGAGCTCGGCGACGTCTACCAGGTCGTCACCCGCCGCCAGGGTCCCTTCCCGCACCGCATCGCGGACGTCGGCGTGGTCAAGGACCTCGCCACCCACGACATCGACCTCACCGGCTGGGTGACCGGGCGCGAGTACGTCTCCATCGCCGCGCACACCGTCTCCAAGAGCGGCCGCGAGCACGAGGACATGGTCTCCGCGGTCGGCCGCCTCGACGACGGCACGATGGTCAACCACCTGGTCAACTGGCTGAGCCCGCTCAAGGAGCGCTTCACGTCGGTCACCGGCGAGCGCGGCTGCTTCATAGCCGACACGCTCACCGCCGACCTGACGTTCCACTCCAACGCCGCGATTTCCACGGAGTGGGAGGCACTCCAGGCCTTCCGCGGTGTCTCCGAGGGCGACATGATCCGTTACGCCATCCCGAAGCGCGAGCCGCTCCTCGTCGAACACGAGCTGTTCCGCGACGCCGTGCTCGGCAAGCCGGCCGACATCTGCACCCTGCGCCAGGGCACGCGGACGGTGGAAGTGGCGGCGGCTGTGCTGGAGTCGGCGTTGGAAAACCGCAGCGTTTCGCTTCTTTCGGAGGACCTGGCCATCCATGGCAGCTGA
- a CDS encoding DUF2252 domain-containing protein, producing the protein MPKHATTAMRTSPHATPEERVALGKEARRRCPRSEHAVYRPGPKRPDPLAILEGQSAARVQELVPIRYSRMTESPFRFYRGAAAIMASDLAGSPVSGINAQLCGDAHLLNFRLLASPERKLMFDINDFDETLPGPWEWDVKRLSASFVIAGRANGFDDAERARIVSGTVRSYREAMIRFAGMSNLDVWYAKIDAERLKDLTTDQLRKSGQKKLDRALTKARSRDTVQVFDKLTRQVDGRPRIAPDPPLLVPIADLMPDAERAALERQFRGIIERYGTTLPSDRRFLLDDYQLADVARKVVGVGSVGTRCWIVLLLGRDGRDPLFLQAKEADTSVLADHVGASQYRNQGERVVAGQRLMQAASDIFLGWERVDGIDGKRRDFYIRQLRDWKGIAMPETMSPLQLETFGGVCGLTLARAHARSGDRIAIASYLGKKDSFDRALVTFAEAYADQNERDHQALVDAVKAGRLPAEDVPAD; encoded by the coding sequence ATGCCCAAGCACGCGACCACGGCGATGCGTACGTCGCCTCACGCGACCCCCGAGGAGCGCGTGGCACTCGGCAAGGAGGCGCGTCGCCGCTGTCCACGGTCGGAGCACGCGGTGTACAGGCCCGGTCCGAAGAGACCGGACCCGCTGGCGATCCTGGAGGGGCAGTCCGCGGCCCGGGTGCAGGAGTTGGTGCCGATCCGGTACAGCCGGATGACCGAGTCCCCGTTCCGCTTCTACCGGGGCGCCGCGGCGATCATGGCGTCCGACCTGGCAGGCAGTCCCGTCTCAGGCATCAACGCCCAGTTGTGCGGAGACGCCCATCTGCTCAACTTCCGGCTCCTGGCCTCGCCGGAGCGGAAGTTGATGTTCGACATCAACGACTTCGACGAGACCCTGCCGGGTCCCTGGGAGTGGGACGTCAAGCGGCTGTCGGCGAGCTTCGTCATCGCCGGCCGGGCGAACGGCTTCGACGACGCCGAGCGTGCCCGGATCGTGAGCGGCACCGTGCGCTCGTACCGCGAAGCGATGATCCGTTTCGCCGGGATGAGCAACCTCGACGTCTGGTACGCGAAGATCGACGCCGAGCGCCTCAAGGACCTCACGACGGACCAGCTCCGCAAGAGCGGCCAGAAGAAGCTCGACCGCGCTCTGACGAAGGCCCGCTCGCGCGACACCGTGCAGGTCTTCGACAAACTCACCCGCCAGGTCGACGGCCGACCGAGGATCGCGCCGGATCCTCCGCTGCTGGTCCCCATCGCCGACCTGATGCCCGACGCCGAACGCGCCGCGCTGGAGCGCCAGTTCCGAGGAATCATCGAGCGGTACGGGACCACGCTGCCGTCCGACCGGCGCTTCCTCCTGGACGACTACCAACTCGCGGACGTCGCCCGCAAGGTGGTCGGAGTCGGCAGCGTCGGGACCCGGTGCTGGATCGTCCTGCTCCTCGGACGGGACGGCCGGGACCCGCTGTTCCTGCAGGCCAAGGAAGCCGACACCTCCGTCCTCGCCGACCACGTAGGGGCCAGCCAGTACCGCAACCAGGGCGAACGCGTGGTCGCGGGACAGCGGTTGATGCAGGCGGCGAGCGACATCTTCCTCGGCTGGGAACGGGTGGACGGGATCGACGGCAAGCGTCGCGACTTCTACATCCGGCAACTGCGCGACTGGAAGGGCATCGCGATGCCGGAGACGATGTCGCCCCTTCAGCTGGAGACCTTCGGCGGCGTCTGCGGCCTCACCCTCGCCCGCGCGCACGCACGGTCCGGCGACCGGATCGCGATCGCCTCCTACCTGGGAAAGAAGGACTCCTTCGACCGGGCCCTCGTCACCTTCGCGGAG
- a CDS encoding Rne/Rng family ribonuclease, whose translation MLEPTEPTEGSDNNTPSDTLPPRRRRRAASRPAGPPTAATEAAAETTAPAIPAVASADLAAEEAPAEVEAAATAASDDAAPRRTRRRATRRVSAPAGAPETDGTAETVEPAAVAEPENRPVEEAPAAVEETAPAGRTRRRATRRASAPAGAPAAAEAAEVVTTAEPVAAPATAEAEPEAPAAEPAAEEAAPRRTTRRRATRRVSAPAGAPEGDTADERVEAPVSSESKSEETAQPQAVEPAQTEPAQTEAAQTEDGGPRRSRRRATRKAAVGFSAPAPKETEGSSRRPARPAVAVFQAPVFTEPMFQTPERAAAAAAAEAAEAAEAPEPAETVQEPAVGRRRRRRRGFEDEPQAVTEETQEPVEDTEPVEDAEPVEDAESAEDAEDAVEGDEGEEESAGSRRRRRRGGRRRRRGESAESDADSEAGEDDYAAEQAAQDAEDTAEQAEEDAEEDDEREESGGSSSSRRRRRRRRRAGDSGGEAEQPGENDPERTVVKVREPRGRREEQPSDEVQSIKGSTRLEAKKQRRREGREQGRRRVPIITEAEFLARREAVERVMVVRQSGERTQIGVLEDDVLVEHYVNKEQATSYVGNVYLGKVQNVLPSMEAAFIDIGKGRNAVLYAGEVNFEALGMAHGPRRIEAALKSGQSVLVQVTKDPIGHKGARLTSQVSLPGRYLVYVPEGSMTGISRKLPDTERARLKTILKKIVPEDAGVIVRTAAEGASEDELRRDVERLQAQWEDIEKKAKSGNAPTLLYGEPDMTVRVVRDIFNEDFSKVIVSGGEAWETVHGYVSHVAPDLTDRLSKWTSEVDVFATYRIDEQLMKALDRKVWLPSGGSLVIDKTEAMIVVDVNTGKFTGQGGNLEETVTRNNLEAAEEIVRQLRLRDLGGIVVIDFIDMVLESNRDLVLRRLLECLGRDRTKHQVAEVTSLGLVQMTRKRVGQGLLESFSETCVHCNGRGVIVHMEQPTSVGGGGKRKKRGRGGAEQVQDHDHDHEHEVAEELETEIETEAEVAAEVAAPVALVETEFQPDEEFYGSAAEAEAAATRGRSRRRASRRASAPAGAPKTEERAPRTRREERAERAAVRSREAVEAEPFAAEDPVVEAPAAEQPVSEQPVVEAPAETVEAPVAAVAEAEAAPQGRTRRRATRKVSAPAGSPRSAEEAVVTVTEPVAAPVAEAPAQTADETETALEPVAEAPAESAAPARPRRRAVRKATAPTASAEAAVVVVPSAAAEPVAEPEVEPEAVEADAEAPAAKKTAARKTAKKVTAKKAAATKAVAAKKTVAKKATAKKATAKKAAVKKSTVAAEQTAASVSATTED comes from the coding sequence ATGCTCGAGCCGACCGAACCCACCGAGGGTTCCGACAACAACACACCCAGCGACACCCTGCCGCCGCGGCGCCGCCGCCGTGCGGCGTCGCGCCCCGCCGGTCCGCCGACCGCCGCCACCGAGGCCGCGGCCGAGACCACCGCGCCGGCCATACCGGCCGTGGCGTCCGCCGACCTCGCGGCCGAGGAGGCCCCGGCCGAGGTCGAGGCCGCCGCCACCGCGGCTTCCGACGACGCCGCACCGCGCCGTACGCGCCGTCGTGCCACCCGTCGTGTCTCCGCTCCCGCCGGAGCGCCCGAGACGGACGGGACCGCCGAGACCGTCGAGCCCGCCGCCGTCGCCGAGCCCGAGAACCGGCCCGTCGAGGAGGCCCCGGCCGCGGTCGAGGAGACCGCGCCCGCCGGCCGTACGCGCCGTCGCGCCACCCGCCGGGCCTCCGCGCCCGCCGGAGCGCCCGCCGCGGCCGAGGCCGCCGAGGTCGTGACGACCGCCGAGCCGGTGGCCGCCCCCGCCACCGCGGAAGCCGAGCCCGAGGCACCCGCCGCCGAGCCCGCCGCCGAGGAGGCCGCCCCGCGCCGCACGACCCGCCGTCGTGCCACCCGCCGGGTCTCCGCGCCCGCCGGAGCGCCCGAGGGCGACACCGCCGACGAGCGTGTGGAGGCGCCCGTGAGCAGCGAGAGCAAGTCCGAGGAGACCGCGCAGCCGCAGGCCGTCGAGCCCGCGCAGACCGAGCCCGCGCAGACCGAGGCCGCGCAGACCGAGGACGGCGGCCCGCGCCGTAGCCGTCGCCGTGCCACCCGCAAGGCCGCCGTCGGTTTCTCCGCGCCCGCGCCGAAGGAGACCGAGGGGTCCTCGCGGCGCCCGGCCCGTCCGGCCGTCGCCGTGTTCCAGGCGCCGGTGTTCACCGAGCCGATGTTCCAGACGCCCGAGCGCGCCGCCGCCGCGGCTGCCGCCGAGGCGGCCGAGGCCGCTGAGGCTCCCGAACCGGCCGAGACCGTCCAGGAGCCGGCCGTCGGCCGCAGGCGCCGGCGTCGCCGGGGCTTCGAGGACGAGCCGCAGGCCGTGACCGAGGAGACGCAGGAGCCGGTCGAGGACACGGAGCCCGTCGAGGACGCGGAGCCCGTCGAGGACGCGGAATCCGCCGAGGACGCGGAGGACGCCGTCGAGGGTGACGAGGGCGAGGAGGAGTCCGCGGGCTCCCGTCGCCGTCGCCGTCGCGGTGGCCGCCGTCGCCGTCGCGGCGAGTCCGCCGAGTCGGACGCGGACAGCGAGGCCGGTGAGGACGACTACGCCGCCGAGCAGGCCGCGCAGGACGCCGAGGACACCGCGGAGCAGGCCGAGGAGGACGCCGAGGAGGACGACGAGCGCGAGGAGTCGGGCGGCTCCAGCAGCAGCCGTCGCCGTCGTCGCCGCCGTCGTCGCGCCGGTGACTCCGGTGGCGAGGCCGAGCAGCCCGGCGAGAACGACCCCGAGCGCACCGTCGTCAAGGTCCGCGAACCGCGCGGCAGGCGCGAGGAGCAGCCCTCGGACGAGGTGCAGTCCATCAAGGGCTCGACCCGTCTCGAGGCGAAGAAGCAGCGCCGCCGCGAGGGCCGCGAGCAGGGCCGCCGCCGTGTTCCGATCATCACGGAGGCCGAGTTCCTGGCCCGCCGCGAGGCCGTCGAGCGGGTGATGGTCGTCCGCCAGAGCGGTGAGCGCACCCAGATCGGTGTCCTCGAGGACGACGTGCTCGTCGAGCATTACGTCAACAAGGAGCAGGCGACCTCGTACGTCGGCAACGTCTACCTGGGCAAGGTCCAGAACGTGCTGCCGTCGATGGAGGCCGCGTTCATCGACATCGGCAAGGGCCGCAACGCGGTGCTCTACGCCGGTGAGGTCAACTTCGAGGCGCTCGGCATGGCTCACGGGCCGCGCCGGATCGAGGCCGCCCTCAAGTCCGGCCAGTCGGTCCTGGTGCAGGTCACCAAGGACCCGATCGGTCACAAGGGCGCCCGTCTGACCAGCCAGGTCTCCCTCCCGGGCCGGTACCTCGTGTACGTGCCCGAGGGCTCGATGACCGGCATCAGCCGCAAGCTGCCCGACACCGAGCGCGCGCGTCTGAAGACCATCCTCAAGAAGATCGTCCCCGAGGACGCGGGCGTCATCGTGCGCACCGCCGCCGAGGGCGCGAGCGAGGACGAGCTGCGCCGTGACGTCGAACGTCTCCAGGCGCAGTGGGAGGACATCGAGAAGAAGGCGAAGAGCGGCAACGCCCCGACCCTCCTCTACGGCGAGCCGGACATGACCGTCCGCGTCGTCCGCGACATCTTCAACGAGGACTTCTCCAAGGTCATCGTCAGCGGTGGCGAGGCGTGGGAGACCGTCCACGGCTACGTCTCCCACGTGGCGCCCGACCTGACCGACCGGCTGTCGAAGTGGACCTCCGAGGTCGACGTCTTCGCCACGTACCGGATCGACGAGCAGCTCATGAAGGCGCTGGACCGCAAGGTCTGGCTGCCCAGCGGCGGCTCGCTGGTGATCGACAAGACCGAGGCCATGATCGTGGTCGACGTCAACACCGGAAAGTTCACCGGCCAGGGCGGCAACCTCGAGGAGACCGTCACCAGGAACAACCTGGAGGCGGCCGAGGAGATCGTGCGTCAGCTGCGGCTGCGCGACCTCGGCGGCATCGTCGTCATCGACTTCATCGACATGGTCCTGGAGTCCAACCGGGACCTGGTGCTGCGGCGCCTGCTCGAATGCCTGGGCCGTGACCGTACGAAGCATCAGGTGGCCGAGGTGACCTCGCTGGGCCTCGTGCAGATGACCCGCAAGCGGGTGGGCCAGGGTCTGCTGGAGTCCTTCTCCGAGACCTGTGTCCACTGCAACGGCCGCGGTGTCATCGTCCACATGGAGCAGCCGACGTCCGTCGGTGGCGGCGGCAAGCGCAAGAAGCGCGGCCGTGGCGGTGCCGAGCAGGTCCAGGACCACGACCACGACCACGAGCACGAGGTGGCCGAGGAGCTGGAGACCGAGATCGAGACCGAGGCGGAGGTGGCCGCCGAGGTCGCCGCGCCCGTCGCTCTGGTCGAGACCGAGTTCCAGCCGGACGAGGAGTTCTACGGCAGTGCCGCCGAGGCGGAGGCCGCAGCCACCCGTGGCCGCTCGCGGCGCCGTGCCTCCCGGCGCGCGTCCGCTCCCGCCGGTGCGCCGAAGACCGAGGAGCGCGCTCCCCGGACCAGGCGCGAGGAGCGCGCCGAGCGCGCCGCCGTCCGGTCCCGTGAGGCCGTCGAGGCCGAGCCGTTCGCGGCCGAGGACCCGGTCGTCGAGGCGCCGGCCGCCGAGCAGCCGGTGTCCGAGCAGCCGGTCGTCGAGGCTCCGGCCGAGACGGTCGAGGCCCCCGTGGCCGCCGTGGCGGAGGCCGAGGCCGCTCCCCAGGGCCGTACGCGCCGTCGTGCGACCCGCAAGGTGTCGGCGCCGGCCGGTTCGCCCAGGTCGGCCGAGGAGGCCGTCGTGACGGTCACGGAGCCGGTCGCGGCGCCCGTCGCCGAGGCCCCCGCGCAGACCGCCGACGAGACGGAGACGGCGCTCGAGCCGGTGGCCGAGGCCCCCGCCGAGAGCGCCGCGCCGGCCCGCCCGCGCCGCCGTGCCGTGCGCAAGGCCACCGCGCCCACCGCGTCCGCCGAGGCGGCCGTCGTGGTCGTCCCGTCGGCCGCCGCGGAGCCGGTCGCCGAGCCCGAGGTCGAGCCGGAGGCCGTCGAGGCCGACGCCGAGGCCCCGGCCGCCAAGAAGACGGCCGCCCGCAAGACGGCCAAGAAGGTGACGGCGAAGAAGGCCGCCGCCACGAAGGCCGTGGCGGCCAAGAAGACGGTCGCCAAGAAGGCCACGGCCAAGAAGGCGACCGCGAAGAAGGCGGCCGTCAAGAAGTCCACGGTGGCCGCCGAGCAGACGGCGGCGTCTGTCTCGGCGACGACAGAGGACTGA
- a CDS encoding TIGR03936 family radical SAM-associated protein, with amino-acid sequence MQRIRLRYTKRGRLRFTSHRDFQRAFERALRRAAVPMAYSAGFTPHPKVSYANAAPTGTGSEAEYLEIALTAKRDPEKLRELLDESMPQGLDIIEAVEASVSGLADRLTASVWEMRLDGVDPADAERAVEAFNTAETVEVSRKTKNGMRTFDARGAVASLQSTSETDSPQADRPTDQPCAILRLVVRHVTPAVRPDDVLSGLSAVADLAPPVAAAVTRLAQGLFDEETGTVTDPLAPDREAVAAAPADRAGAAETAAAKASA; translated from the coding sequence GTGCAGCGCATCCGACTGCGCTACACCAAGCGCGGCCGCCTCCGGTTCACCAGCCACCGTGACTTCCAGCGCGCCTTCGAGCGTGCCCTCCGCCGTGCCGCCGTACCCATGGCGTACTCGGCCGGGTTCACGCCGCATCCGAAGGTGTCGTACGCCAATGCCGCACCCACCGGCACCGGCAGCGAGGCGGAGTACCTGGAGATCGCGCTCACCGCGAAGCGCGACCCCGAGAAGCTGCGCGAGCTCCTCGACGAGTCGATGCCCCAGGGGCTCGACATCATCGAGGCGGTCGAGGCCAGCGTCTCGGGTCTCGCCGACCGGCTCACCGCTTCCGTGTGGGAGATGCGCCTCGACGGCGTGGACCCGGCGGACGCGGAGCGCGCGGTGGAGGCCTTCAATACGGCCGAGACCGTGGAGGTCAGCCGCAAGACCAAGAACGGCATGCGGACGTTCGACGCCCGCGGTGCCGTGGCAAGCCTCCAATCGACCTCCGAGACGGACAGTCCACAGGCTGATAGGCCGACCGACCAGCCCTGTGCGATACTGCGGCTGGTTGTTCGGCACGTGACGCCTGCCGTTCGACCCGACGACGTCCTGTCCGGTCTTAGCGCCGTGGCCGACCTGGCGCCGCCGGTCGCCGCAGCGGTGACCAGGCTGGCGCAGGGGCTGTTCGATGAAGAGACCGGCACGGTGACCGACCCGCTCGCGCCCGACCGCGAGGCAGTCGCAGCCGCCCCAGCCGATCGCGCAGGGGCCGCCGAAACTGCCGCCGCGAAGGCGTCGGCGTAA